In a genomic window of Amycolatopsis japonica:
- a CDS encoding nitroreductase family protein, with product MHKPAETSTPIASILAARWSPRAYDEAATVSEDQLRALLEAARWAPSFGNTQPARYLVGLRGTPSFDRILSTLNSGNRAWAHRAGLLLIGVMVTTNEKGDVPYAEYGLGLASENLVLQAVDLGLIAHQMAGFSAEAAKDFFGLPDDVVPKVAIAVGHPADPSVLEEDWRIEREKAPRERIPLAEFAYADAWGTSAFSG from the coding sequence GTGCACAAACCCGCCGAGACAAGTACCCCGATCGCGTCGATCCTGGCCGCCAGGTGGAGCCCGCGCGCCTACGACGAGGCCGCCACGGTGTCCGAAGACCAGCTCCGCGCGCTGCTCGAAGCGGCTCGCTGGGCGCCGTCGTTCGGCAACACCCAGCCCGCCCGCTACCTGGTCGGCCTGCGGGGCACGCCGTCGTTCGACCGCATCCTCTCGACGCTGAACTCGGGCAACCGCGCGTGGGCCCATCGCGCCGGGCTGCTGCTGATCGGCGTGATGGTGACCACGAACGAGAAGGGCGACGTCCCGTACGCCGAGTACGGGCTGGGCCTGGCGAGCGAGAACCTCGTGCTCCAGGCCGTCGACCTCGGCCTGATCGCACACCAGATGGCGGGCTTCTCCGCCGAAGCGGCGAAGGACTTCTTCGGCCTCCCTGACGACGTCGTCCCCAAGGTCGCCATCGCGGTCGGCCACCCCGCGGACCCGTCGGTGCTCGAAGAGGACTGGCGGATCGAGCGCGAGAAGGCGCCGCGCGAGCGGATTCCCCTGGCCGAGTTCGCCTACGCCGACGCCTGGGGCACGAGTGCCTTCTCCGGGTGA
- a CDS encoding helix-turn-helix transcriptional regulator: MESLGVYLKSRRDRVTPADIGLRTYGTSRRVPGLRREELAQLAGVSAGYYTRLEQGLAETASQQVLDALARALRLDDVETAHLHNLARRSSLPKLSDPGPEEPHPRVLALLENLGETVPAVVLGRRGDVLAWNRAGHVLTAEHLDFGSPSDPARRPSVPRMFFLDPLTRDLFDNWAELARVHVAYLRLTAGRHPTDARLAALIGELTMRSDEFATLWATGDVADCTVGAMWLRHPTVGALGVDYQVWLQPDSPDHRLEIYTPKDPASADAVKILTRFDR, translated from the coding sequence ATGGAAAGCCTCGGCGTGTACCTCAAAAGCCGTCGTGACCGGGTGACCCCCGCCGACATCGGCCTGCGCACCTACGGCACGTCGCGCCGCGTGCCCGGACTGCGCCGCGAGGAACTCGCCCAGCTCGCCGGAGTGAGCGCCGGGTACTACACGCGGCTGGAACAAGGACTTGCCGAGACCGCTTCACAGCAGGTGCTCGACGCGCTCGCCCGCGCGCTGCGGCTCGACGACGTCGAGACCGCGCACCTGCACAACCTCGCGCGGAGGTCCTCGCTCCCGAAGCTGTCCGACCCCGGCCCGGAAGAACCGCATCCCCGGGTGCTCGCGCTGCTGGAGAATCTCGGCGAGACCGTGCCCGCCGTCGTGCTGGGCAGGCGCGGCGACGTCCTCGCGTGGAACCGGGCAGGCCACGTGCTCACCGCCGAACACCTCGACTTCGGCTCGCCGTCGGATCCCGCGCGGCGGCCGTCCGTGCCGCGGATGTTCTTCCTCGACCCGCTCACCAGGGACCTGTTCGACAACTGGGCCGAACTCGCCCGCGTCCACGTCGCCTATCTGCGGTTGACCGCCGGTCGCCATCCGACCGACGCCCGGCTGGCCGCGCTCATCGGCGAGCTGACCATGCGCAGCGACGAGTTCGCGACGCTCTGGGCGACCGGCGACGTCGCCGACTGCACGGTCGGCGCCATGTGGTTGCGGCATCCGACGGTCGGCGCGCTCGGCGTCGACTATCAGGTGTGGCTCCAGCCCGACAGCCCCGACCACCGGCTGGAGATCTACACCCCGAAGGACCCGGCATCAGCCGACGCGGTGAAGATCTTGACCCGGTTCGATCGCTAA
- a CDS encoding MFS transporter has protein sequence MTRQHTRAWFGLLVILCPVFLVSMDGSILFLAMPRIGQALTPTADQALWILDVYGFAVGSLLIAFGAIGDRYGRLKLLMIGAAVFGIGSAGAAFAPNPETLVAFRALMGLAGATLLPSALAVLSELFPDPRRRARAIGIFAAAFAAGFAIGPVVGGILLERFPWGSVFLVNLPVIAVFLALAPVLLREVRTAGTGRVDVLSVVLSATGLLLAIYGIKHAAADGLSVFSVASAVAGAVLLTWFVRRQRGLEHPLIEFSLFRDRVFTIAIVTGLVPLAAWSAAAYLSGIHLQSVLGLPVLHAALLALPGAAVLTIMCVVTPALVDRVGKRTALVACHFSIAAGLALLLMTGVTGGAGWYVASTVVAGIGYGISFSVVADTAVAAVPAERAGAAGAIAETSNEIGNALGIALMGSLAALVFRLTGPDLAPTLGETLEIAPAAALDAKEAFVAGLHTAVAVLSLLHAGLGVLALRWLPHPEKALVPQASA, from the coding sequence ATGACACGACAGCACACCCGCGCCTGGTTCGGCCTGCTGGTGATCCTCTGCCCGGTGTTCCTGGTCTCGATGGACGGCTCGATCCTGTTCCTCGCGATGCCCAGGATCGGCCAGGCCCTCACGCCCACGGCCGATCAGGCGCTGTGGATCCTCGACGTCTACGGGTTCGCGGTCGGCTCGCTGCTGATCGCGTTCGGCGCCATCGGCGACCGGTACGGACGGCTGAAACTGCTGATGATCGGCGCCGCCGTGTTCGGCATCGGCTCGGCGGGCGCGGCCTTCGCCCCGAATCCGGAAACGCTCGTCGCCTTCCGCGCGCTGATGGGGCTCGCGGGCGCGACGCTGCTGCCGTCCGCGCTGGCCGTGCTGAGCGAACTCTTCCCCGATCCGCGACGACGGGCACGCGCCATCGGGATCTTCGCGGCCGCGTTCGCCGCCGGATTCGCGATCGGCCCGGTCGTCGGCGGGATCCTGCTGGAACGCTTCCCGTGGGGCTCGGTCTTCCTGGTCAACCTGCCGGTGATCGCGGTGTTCCTGGCGCTCGCGCCGGTGCTGTTGCGCGAGGTGCGGACCGCCGGGACGGGCCGGGTCGACGTGCTGAGCGTGGTGCTCTCCGCCACCGGTCTCCTGCTCGCGATCTACGGGATCAAGCACGCGGCCGCCGACGGTCTCTCCGTCTTTTCGGTCGCCTCTGCGGTCGCCGGCGCCGTGCTGCTGACGTGGTTCGTCCGGCGGCAGCGCGGTCTGGAGCATCCGCTGATCGAGTTCTCCCTGTTCCGCGACCGCGTCTTCACGATCGCGATCGTCACCGGGTTGGTGCCGTTGGCCGCGTGGTCGGCGGCCGCGTACCTGTCGGGGATCCACCTGCAGTCCGTGCTCGGCCTACCCGTCCTGCACGCGGCGCTGCTGGCGCTGCCCGGTGCGGCCGTCCTCACGATCATGTGCGTCGTCACGCCCGCGCTGGTCGACCGCGTCGGTAAGCGAACCGCGCTGGTCGCCTGCCATTTCTCCATCGCCGCCGGGCTGGCGCTGCTGCTCATGACCGGGGTCACGGGCGGGGCGGGCTGGTACGTCGCGTCGACGGTGGTCGCCGGGATCGGCTACGGCATCTCGTTCAGCGTGGTGGCCGACACGGCCGTCGCCGCGGTGCCCGCCGAACGGGCCGGAGCCGCGGGCGCGATCGCCGAGACCAGCAACGAGATCGGCAACGCGCTGGGTATCGCGCTCATGGGCTCGCTCGCCGCGTTGGTGTTCCGCCTGACGGGACCGGATCTCGCGCCCACCCTCGGGGAAACCCTCGAAATCGCGCCTGCGGCCGCTCTTGACGCGAAGGAGGCCTTCGTCGCCGGCCTGCACACCGCCGTGGCGGTGCTCAGCCTGCTGCACGCCGGGCTAGGGGTTCTCGCTCTGCGATGGCTCCCTCACCCGGAGAAGGCACTCGTGCCCCAGGCGTCGGCGTAG